A window of the Scandinavium goeteborgense genome harbors these coding sequences:
- the cirA gene encoding catecholate siderophore receptor CirA — protein MFRLNPLVRGGLCASAFALSMPVMAENDGETLVVTASATEQSVKDAPASISVITQQDLQRRPVQNLKDVLQDVPGVQLTNEGDNRKGVSLRGLDSSYTLILVDGKRVNSRNAVFRHNDFDLNWIPVDAIERIEVVRGPMSSLYGSDALGGVVNIITKKIGQKWHGTLTADTTIQEHRDRGDTYNGQFFTSGPLIDGVLGLKAYGNLSKREKDQQQESSTSQTGESPRIEGYTSRDGNVEFAWTPNDNHDFTAGYGFDRQDRDSDSLDKNRLERQNYSLSHNGRWDVGNSELKFYGEKVDNKNPEAAGVITSESNSIDGKYVLPLGAINQLLTVGGEWRHDKLKDPVNLQGSGNTSASQYALFIEDEWRIFEPLALTTGVRMDDHETYGDHWSPRAYLVYTATDTVTVKGGWANAFKAPSLLQLSPDWTTGSCRGACEIVGSPDLKPETSESYELGIYYAGEEGWLEGVQGSITTFQNDVDDRISISRTANVDQAKDYPNYVGLNADGEPIFRYYNVNKARIRGVETELKFPLAEDWKVTLNYTYNDGRDLSNGGNKPLSELPYHTANGVVDWQATQDWSFYMQANYSGEKRAMTTNGATPGGYVIWNTGGAWQATKNVKLRAGVLNLTDKDLSRDDYSYNEDGRRYFMAVDYRF, from the coding sequence ATGTTCAGGTTAAATCCTCTTGTTCGGGGCGGGTTGTGTGCATCCGCATTTGCGCTGTCGATGCCCGTAATGGCTGAAAACGACGGTGAAACCCTGGTGGTCACAGCCTCCGCGACGGAGCAGAGCGTGAAAGATGCGCCGGCCAGTATCAGCGTGATTACCCAGCAGGATCTTCAGCGCCGTCCGGTGCAGAATCTGAAAGACGTATTACAGGACGTACCGGGCGTGCAGCTCACCAATGAAGGGGATAACCGCAAAGGCGTCAGTTTGCGTGGGCTCGACAGCAGCTACACCCTGATTCTGGTCGACGGCAAACGCGTTAACTCGCGCAACGCCGTGTTCCGTCATAACGATTTTGACCTCAACTGGATCCCGGTAGACGCCATCGAACGTATCGAAGTGGTGCGTGGCCCGATGTCGTCGCTGTACGGTTCCGATGCCTTAGGCGGGGTGGTGAACATCATCACCAAAAAAATCGGCCAGAAATGGCACGGTACGTTGACCGCCGATACCACGATTCAGGAACATCGCGACCGCGGCGATACCTACAATGGGCAGTTCTTTACCAGCGGCCCGCTGATTGACGGCGTGCTGGGGCTGAAAGCCTACGGCAATCTGTCCAAACGCGAAAAAGACCAGCAGCAAGAATCATCTACCTCCCAAACCGGTGAGTCGCCTCGCATCGAAGGCTACACCAGCCGTGACGGCAACGTTGAATTTGCCTGGACGCCGAACGACAACCACGATTTCACCGCCGGATATGGTTTCGACCGTCAGGACCGTGATTCTGACTCCCTCGATAAAAACCGCCTGGAACGCCAAAACTACTCCTTAAGCCACAACGGCCGTTGGGACGTGGGCAACAGTGAATTGAAGTTTTATGGCGAAAAAGTGGATAACAAAAACCCGGAAGCGGCCGGGGTTATCACTTCCGAAAGTAACTCGATTGACGGCAAATATGTGCTGCCGCTGGGCGCTATCAACCAGCTGCTGACAGTGGGCGGCGAATGGCGTCACGATAAGCTCAAGGACCCGGTGAATTTGCAGGGCAGCGGTAACACCTCTGCCAGCCAGTACGCGCTGTTTATCGAAGACGAATGGCGGATTTTCGAGCCGCTGGCGCTGACCACTGGCGTGCGTATGGACGACCACGAAACCTACGGCGACCACTGGAGCCCGCGTGCATATCTGGTGTACACCGCCACCGACACCGTGACGGTCAAAGGCGGCTGGGCAAATGCCTTCAAAGCGCCATCATTGCTGCAGCTCAGCCCGGACTGGACCACCGGTTCCTGCCGCGGTGCCTGTGAAATTGTCGGTAGCCCGGACCTGAAACCGGAAACCAGTGAAAGCTACGAGCTCGGCATTTATTACGCCGGGGAAGAAGGCTGGCTGGAAGGCGTGCAGGGCAGCATCACGACTTTCCAGAACGACGTCGATGACCGCATCAGCATCAGCCGTACGGCTAACGTCGATCAGGCGAAAGACTACCCGAACTACGTGGGCCTGAATGCCGACGGCGAGCCGATTTTCCGCTACTACAACGTCAACAAAGCGCGTATTCGCGGCGTGGAAACCGAGCTGAAATTCCCGCTGGCGGAAGACTGGAAAGTCACCCTGAACTACACCTACAACGACGGTCGTGACCTGAGCAACGGTGGCAATAAACCACTTTCCGAGCTGCCGTACCACACGGCGAATGGCGTGGTGGACTGGCAGGCGACGCAGGATTGGTCCTTCTATATGCAGGCGAACTACAGCGGCGAGAAACGCGCCATGACCACAAACGGCGCAACACCGGGCGGATATGTTATCTGGAACACTGGCGGTGCATGGCAGGCGACGAAGAACGTCAAACTGCGTGCGGGCGTGCTGAACCTGACCGATAAAGATCTCAGTCGCGACGATTACAGCTACAACGAAGACGGGCGTCGTTACTTTATGGCGGTGGATTACCGCTTCTGA
- the fghA gene encoding S-formylglutathione hydrolase — protein MELLEEHRCFEGWQQRWRHDSSTLNCAMTFSIFLPPPRDNTPPPVLYWLSGLTCNDENFATKAGAQRVAAELGIVLVMPDTSPRGDNVANDEGYDLGQGAGFYLNATQAPWAAHYRMYDYLRDELPALVQAQFNVAERSAISGHSMGGHGALILALKNPGKYTSVSAFAPIVNPTRVPWGQKAFSAYLGEDKSSWQAWDSCALMLASDAASAIPTLIDQGDTDQFLADQLQPAVLAEAARQTQWPLTLRIQSGFDHSYWFIASFIEDHLRFHAQHLLK, from the coding sequence ATGGAATTGCTCGAAGAGCATCGCTGTTTTGAGGGCTGGCAGCAACGCTGGCGGCACGACTCCAGCACGCTGAACTGCGCCATGACGTTCAGTATTTTTCTGCCACCACCACGCGATAACACGCCACCGCCGGTGCTGTACTGGCTGTCAGGCCTGACCTGCAACGACGAGAATTTCGCGACGAAAGCAGGCGCCCAGCGCGTTGCCGCCGAACTCGGTATCGTTCTGGTGATGCCAGACACCAGCCCACGCGGCGACAACGTTGCGAATGACGAAGGCTACGATCTCGGCCAGGGCGCCGGATTCTACCTCAACGCGACGCAGGCCCCGTGGGCCGCGCATTACCGTATGTACGATTATCTGCGCGACGAACTCCCCGCGCTGGTGCAGGCACAGTTCAACGTCGCCGAGCGCAGCGCGATTTCCGGTCATTCGATGGGCGGTCACGGGGCGTTGATTCTGGCGCTGAAAAACCCAGGCAAATACACCAGCGTTTCCGCCTTTGCGCCCATCGTTAACCCGACTCGCGTGCCGTGGGGTCAGAAGGCGTTTAGCGCCTATCTCGGCGAAGACAAATCCAGCTGGCAAGCGTGGGACAGCTGTGCGCTGATGTTAGCGAGTGACGCGGCGAGCGCCATTCCGACGTTAATCGATCAGGGCGATACCGATCAGTTCCTGGCAGATCAGCTGCAGCCAGCCGTGCTGGCCGAAGCCGCACGCCAGACCCAATGGCCACTGACGCTGCGCATTCAGTCCGGGTTCGACCACAGTTACTGGTTTATTGCGTCCTTTATAGAAGATCACCTGCGCTTTCACGCGCAGCATCTGCTGAAGTAA
- a CDS encoding YbfB/YjiJ family MFS transporter, translating to MALRTALSGFVILVVAMGIGRFAFTPQVPLMIADGQLTLTSAGLVAAMNYLGYLLGAWDAMRAHRGVEGRLYAGILGAVGLTFLSAWADNAWLHAVLRLVIGAMSGWAMVLTAAWTNERLAHAGRPGLSAAVFAGPGAGIALSGLLAVYVHAQQLSAAAGWLLYGVLALVLIAFISRWLPRPGDFHRPGGQPEPLHLTASLKRLVWSYSLAGFGYILPATFLSQMAAARFPGSLFAQFLWPVFGAAAVVGIGLSILLRGVGHSYQRLAIVLWLQGVGVLAAWLVPGMSGLVIGALLVGGGFLCAVQLSLLYGRELAPQHTRYMAGLLTTGYAVGQLVGPMTSALSTWLTQRLEPALGVAAIALLIGGMLVWRSPHERLSNFQ from the coding sequence ATGGCGCTACGTACCGCGCTGAGTGGGTTTGTCATACTGGTGGTCGCCATGGGGATTGGGCGTTTTGCCTTCACGCCTCAGGTACCGCTGATGATTGCTGACGGACAGCTTACCCTGACCAGCGCCGGGCTGGTCGCCGCGATGAATTATCTGGGATATTTGCTGGGTGCCTGGGATGCGATGCGCGCGCATCGCGGCGTGGAAGGGCGGTTATACGCCGGGATCCTGGGCGCGGTAGGGCTGACGTTTCTTTCCGCGTGGGCCGACAACGCCTGGCTGCATGCCGTGCTGCGACTGGTGATTGGCGCGATGAGCGGCTGGGCGATGGTATTGACCGCAGCCTGGACCAACGAACGGCTGGCGCATGCCGGACGCCCTGGCCTGAGCGCCGCGGTGTTTGCCGGGCCGGGGGCGGGCATTGCGCTGAGTGGCCTGCTGGCGGTGTATGTCCATGCGCAGCAGCTCAGCGCTGCCGCAGGCTGGCTGCTTTACGGCGTGCTGGCGCTGGTGCTGATTGCCTTTATTTCTCGCTGGCTGCCGCGTCCTGGTGATTTCCATCGTCCGGGCGGTCAGCCTGAACCTTTGCATTTGACGGCAAGCCTGAAACGTCTGGTCTGGAGTTACAGCCTGGCGGGCTTTGGCTATATTCTGCCCGCCACCTTTTTATCGCAAATGGCCGCCGCGCGTTTTCCCGGCAGCCTGTTTGCCCAGTTCCTGTGGCCGGTGTTTGGCGCGGCGGCGGTGGTCGGCATCGGATTAAGTATTTTGCTGCGCGGCGTCGGTCACAGCTATCAGCGACTGGCGATTGTGTTGTGGTTACAGGGCGTTGGCGTGCTTGCCGCCTGGCTGGTGCCGGGCATGAGTGGCCTGGTTATTGGCGCGTTGCTGGTGGGCGGCGGCTTCCTGTGCGCGGTACAACTTTCCTTGCTGTACGGGCGGGAACTCGCCCCGCAGCACACCCGTTACATGGCCGGATTATTGACCACCGGTTACGCCGTCGGTCAGCTGGTGGGACCAATGACCTCCGCGCTGTCGACCTGGCTGACACAGCGCCTGGAGCCTGCGCTCGGCGTGGCTGCAATCGCGCTTTTAATCGGCGGGATGCTGGTCTGGCGTTCACCGCATGAAAGGTTAAGCAATTTTCAATAA
- the folE gene encoding GTP cyclohydrolase I FolE gives MPSLSKEAALVHEALLARGLETPLRPPVDMDNESRKRLIAGHMTEIMQLLNLDLSDDSLMETPHRIAKMYVDEIFSGLDYANFPKITVIENKMKVDEMVTVRDITLTSTCEHHFVTIDGKATVAYIPKESVIGLSKINRIVQFFAQRPQVQERLTQQILTALQTLLGTNNVAVSIDAVHYCVKARGIRDATSATTTTSLGGLFKSSQNTRQEFLRAVRHHN, from the coding sequence ATGCCATCATTGAGTAAAGAAGCTGCGCTGGTTCATGAGGCGCTGTTAGCGCGTGGTCTGGAAACGCCGCTACGTCCCCCGGTTGATATGGATAATGAATCACGCAAGCGTCTGATAGCCGGTCATATGACCGAAATTATGCAGCTGCTCAATCTCGATCTCAGTGATGACAGCCTGATGGAAACGCCGCACCGCATCGCTAAAATGTACGTCGACGAAATCTTCTCTGGTCTCGATTACGCTAACTTCCCGAAAATCACCGTCATTGAGAATAAAATGAAGGTTGATGAAATGGTGACCGTGCGCGATATCACCCTGACCAGCACCTGCGAACATCACTTTGTCACCATCGACGGCAAAGCGACCGTGGCCTATATCCCGAAAGAGTCGGTGATTGGCCTGTCGAAGATTAACCGCATTGTGCAGTTCTTTGCCCAGCGACCGCAGGTGCAAGAGCGTCTGACACAGCAAATCCTGACCGCGTTGCAGACCCTGCTGGGTACCAATAACGTGGCAGTTTCTATTGATGCCGTGCATTACTGCGTGAAAGCGCGTGGCATTCGTGATGCGACCAGCGCCACGACCACCACGTCGCTCGGTGGACTGTTTAAGTCGAGCCAGAACACCCGCCAGGAGTTTCTGCGCGCCGTTCGTCACCATAATTAA